A window of the Terriglobales bacterium genome harbors these coding sequences:
- a CDS encoding alginate lyase family protein — translation MKPTQREFRKGVRLQQKHLLLLLAVLCFVLVSVGSQLAAAQTTFQHPGVLVSRAQLDFIKAQVNAKVDPIYTEFLNAQKSTYGSLTYSPQGPPSGGVIDCGSFSNPDIGCSTEDEDGTAAYTQALLYWITGNNTYGQNAIRILNAYGHNLTGYTNSNGPLQAGWGASKWPRAAEIIRYSNAGWAPADAQAFGTMMTNAMLPTIINGSGNNGNWELSMIEGMIGIAVYNDDTNLFNHAVTFWHQRVPAYFYYFPVDGPNPVPAPRGSTNWNGQTVFNASVNGVAQETCRDFGHTEFGIAAAIAAAETAHIQGVDLYGSEKPRLEATLEFHAHYLLGNSVPSSVCGGHVTLASRPTFEIGYNEYHNRLGDSLPDTLNWLTTGIRTQSVEVDHHMMVFETLSHGADAGAGVPQPDFSLSASPASQTVIAGNSANYTASVSPINSFNGNVSLSVSGLPAGAASSFNPSSISGGSGSSTLNVTTSSSTPAGNYTLTATGASGSTSHTATVTLSVNAPPDFSLSATPSSQTVTAGNGTSYTATVTPSNGFNASVALTVSGAPAGVTATLSPSSLSGSGSSTLSITTSTSTVAGTYPLTITGVSGTLSHSANVTLVVNPAPVPDFTLTVSPSSQSVIVGSGSSYTATVSPVNSFSGTVALTVSGAPAGVTATLTPNSLSGSGSSTLSVTTSSSTIVGSYTLTITGTSGSLTHSANVTLVVNPPPDFSLSACSSPLTVVVGNSTTCTVRVTPINSYTGTAALSVSGLPSGATASFNPTSISGSGTSTLTISTSSSTLAGSYPLTITGTDSSAGLSHSVAVTLQVNSPPPVDFTLTASPASQTVTVGNSTTYTVTVSPVNAYAGTVVLSTSGLPAGATASFSPASVSGGSGTSTLTVTTSSSTPTNSSTLTITGGDSSAGLSHSANVTLVVNPVQQCVTATGSTWQNTAFANQTGTFTVTFDATPSASPINAVVGLSNGAQTAYTGFATLARFNPSGNIDARDGGAYNTTTIPYAGGVTYHFRMVVNIPAHTYSVFVTAPGGAEQTVGSNLAFRTEQNTVSQLNWWGAFAATGSDTVCNFILVGSGGTGDFSLAASPSALTVTAGSSTSSTVNVGATGGFSAAVALSVTGAPAGVTATLNPTSVSGSGSSTLSVSTSSSTVAGTYTLTITGTSGSLSHSASVTLTINPQPVPDFSLTASPSTQTVTAGNGTSYTATVSAINGFSGAVALGVSGAPAGVTATLSPASVSGSGTSTLTITTSSSAAAGTSTLTITGTSGSLTHSASVSLTVNSVTPVCAVTTTNGPWQNTAFANQTGTFTVAFDATPSASPINAVIGLSNGAQTAYTGFAALARFNPSGNIDARDGGAYNTTTITYSGGMTYHFRMVVNIPAHTYSVFVTAPGGAEQTVGSGLAFRTEQNTVTQLNWWGAFSGVGSETVCNFTLQ, via the coding sequence ATGAAACCAACGCAGCGTGAGTTTCGCAAGGGAGTTAGGTTACAGCAAAAGCATTTGCTTCTGCTGTTAGCAGTATTGTGCTTTGTCCTCGTTTCAGTCGGCAGCCAACTTGCCGCGGCCCAGACCACGTTTCAGCATCCCGGCGTTCTGGTCAGCCGGGCACAGTTGGATTTTATTAAAGCGCAGGTGAACGCCAAGGTTGATCCCATCTACACCGAGTTTTTGAATGCACAAAAGAGTACTTACGGATCTTTGACCTACAGCCCGCAAGGGCCTCCTTCTGGCGGAGTCATAGACTGCGGATCCTTTTCCAATCCTGATATCGGTTGTTCAACCGAGGACGAAGACGGCACGGCCGCCTATACCCAAGCTCTACTGTATTGGATCACCGGGAATAACACGTACGGGCAAAACGCGATCAGAATCCTGAACGCCTACGGGCACAACCTCACCGGCTACACCAACTCCAACGGCCCGTTACAGGCTGGCTGGGGAGCTTCGAAGTGGCCGCGCGCGGCGGAGATCATCCGCTACAGCAATGCGGGTTGGGCGCCGGCCGATGCTCAGGCCTTCGGCACCATGATGACCAACGCCATGTTGCCCACTATCATCAACGGCTCGGGAAACAACGGCAACTGGGAGCTGAGCATGATCGAGGGCATGATCGGCATCGCCGTGTATAACGACGATACCAACCTGTTCAATCATGCTGTTACCTTTTGGCATCAACGCGTGCCTGCCTACTTCTACTACTTTCCTGTTGACGGACCTAATCCGGTGCCTGCGCCCCGAGGATCCACCAACTGGAATGGGCAGACCGTGTTCAACGCCAGCGTCAACGGCGTAGCGCAGGAAACCTGCCGCGATTTTGGACATACCGAGTTCGGTATTGCAGCGGCCATCGCTGCGGCTGAGACCGCGCATATCCAGGGTGTGGACCTCTACGGGTCAGAGAAACCACGCTTGGAGGCCACGCTGGAATTTCACGCCCACTATCTGCTGGGCAATTCCGTGCCGAGTTCAGTTTGCGGCGGGCACGTAACTCTGGCTTCGCGTCCTACATTTGAGATTGGTTACAACGAGTATCACAACCGCCTGGGCGATTCGTTGCCCGACACGCTGAATTGGCTGACGACCGGCATCAGAACACAGTCGGTTGAAGTTGACCATCACATGATGGTTTTTGAGACGTTGAGTCACGGCGCCGACGCGGGTGCCGGAGTGCCGCAACCCGACTTCTCGCTGTCGGCATCGCCGGCTTCACAGACCGTCATCGCGGGTAACAGCGCCAATTACACAGCCTCGGTGAGTCCGATCAACAGCTTCAACGGCAACGTATCGCTGAGCGTTAGCGGATTGCCTGCAGGGGCTGCGAGCAGTTTCAACCCGTCTTCGATCAGCGGCGGCTCGGGCTCTTCCACGCTGAACGTTACAACCAGCAGTTCAACCCCGGCAGGCAATTACACCCTGACCGCCACGGGCGCGAGCGGCAGCACATCGCATACAGCCACGGTCACGCTATCAGTGAACGCGCCGCCTGACTTCTCGCTGTCGGCGACACCCAGTTCACAAACGGTGACAGCAGGGAATGGCACCAGCTACACCGCAACGGTAACCCCAAGCAACGGCTTCAACGCAAGCGTAGCGCTGACGGTGAGCGGTGCGCCTGCGGGAGTTACGGCTACGTTGAGTCCGAGCTCATTGAGTGGTTCGGGTTCTTCCACGCTCAGTATTACCACCAGCACTTCGACGGTTGCGGGCACGTATCCGTTGACTATTACAGGCGTGAGCGGGACTCTTTCGCATTCCGCGAATGTGACGTTAGTGGTCAATCCGGCACCTGTACCAGATTTCACTTTGACAGTGAGCCCCAGTTCGCAGAGTGTAATCGTTGGGAGCGGGAGTAGTTACACAGCAACCGTTAGCCCGGTTAATAGCTTCAGCGGAACCGTCGCGCTGACTGTAAGCGGCGCGCCTGCTGGAGTCACGGCTACGTTGACGCCGAACTCGTTGAGTGGTTCTGGTTCTTCCACACTAAGCGTTACCACCAGCAGTTCGACTATCGTTGGCAGCTACACACTGACCATCACAGGCACGAGCGGGAGCCTGACGCACAGCGCTAATGTGACGTTAGTGGTTAACCCGCCACCTGATTTCTCATTGTCTGCATGCTCGAGTCCGCTAACGGTAGTCGTAGGGAACAGCACCACATGCACAGTGAGAGTGACCCCAATCAACAGTTACACAGGAACAGCAGCTTTGAGCGTGAGCGGACTGCCGTCGGGCGCGACGGCCAGCTTCAATCCGACTTCGATCAGCGGGTCGGGAACCTCGACGCTGACCATCTCGACCAGCAGTTCAACTCTAGCGGGCAGCTATCCGTTGACGATCACAGGCACCGACAGCAGTGCAGGTCTCTCGCACTCGGTTGCAGTGACTCTACAGGTCAACTCGCCTCCGCCGGTTGACTTCACTCTAACCGCAAGTCCGGCTTCGCAGACGGTCACTGTGGGAAACAGCACTACCTACACGGTGACAGTAAGTCCGGTCAATGCTTACGCTGGAACGGTTGTGCTTAGCACGAGCGGATTGCCAGCGGGTGCGACGGCCAGCTTCAGTCCGGCGTCGGTGAGCGGCGGCTCGGGGACATCCACGCTGACCGTCACCACCAGCAGCTCGACTCCAACCAACAGCTCTACGCTAACTATCACAGGCGGCGACAGCAGTGCAGGTCTGTCGCACTCGGCGAACGTGACGCTGGTGGTCAATCCCGTGCAGCAATGTGTAACCGCAACCGGCAGCACATGGCAGAACACCGCTTTTGCCAACCAGACAGGGACTTTCACGGTTACGTTTGACGCTACGCCCTCGGCTTCGCCTATCAATGCCGTGGTCGGACTCTCGAACGGTGCGCAGACGGCTTACACCGGCTTCGCAACCCTGGCGCGCTTCAATCCTTCAGGAAATATTGATGCGCGTGACGGCGGCGCTTACAACACTACGACCATCCCCTACGCTGGCGGAGTGACCTATCACTTCCGCATGGTGGTCAACATCCCGGCGCATACCTACTCGGTCTTTGTGACGGCGCCAGGCGGAGCGGAGCAGACGGTGGGCAGCAACCTTGCCTTCCGTACCGAGCAGAACACAGTGTCGCAACTGAATTGGTGGGGAGCGTTTGCCGCCACCGGTTCGGATACGGTTTGCAACTTCATATTAGTGGGGAGCGGTGGAACTGGTGACTTCTCGCTGGCGGCCTCACCCAGTGCGCTGACGGTGACAGCGGGAAGCAGCACCAGCTCCACGGTAAACGTGGGCGCAACCGGTGGGTTCAGCGCAGCGGTAGCGCTGAGCGTAACCGGTGCGCCAGCGGGCGTGACAGCTACGTTGAATCCGACTTCGGTAAGCGGCTCGGGTTCTTCGACACTGAGTGTTTCTACCAGCAGTTCGACTGTAGCGGGTACCTATACGCTGACCATCACTGGGACGAGCGGCAGCCTATCGCACTCGGCCAGCGTAACGTTGACCATCAATCCACAACCCGTGCCTGATTTCTCATTGACGGCATCACCAAGTACGCAAACTGTGACTGCCGGAAATGGGACCAGCTACACTGCGACGGTTAGTGCGATCAATGGTTTCAGTGGAGCGGTAGCGTTGGGCGTGAGCGGCGCGCCGGCGGGAGTGACAGCAACTCTGAGTCCGGCTTCGGTGAGCGGCTCGGGCACATCTACGCTAACCATAACCACCAGCAGTTCGGCGGCTGCTGGCACCTCAACTCTGACGATCACGGGGACGAGCGGCAGTCTGACGCACTCGGCCAGCGTAAGCTTGACCGTCAATTCCGTCACGCCAGTGTGTGCAGTCACGACAACCAATGGGCCATGGCAAAACACCGCCTTTGCTAACCAGACCGGGACTTTCACGGTTGCATTTGACGCGACGCCTTCGGCATCGCCCATCAATGCCGTGATCGGGCTCTCGAACGGCGCGCAAACTGCCTACACCGGGTTTGCAGCCCTTGCGCGCTTTAATCCTTCGGGAAATATTGATGCGCGTGACGGCGGTGCTTACAACACCACGACTATCACCTACTCTGGTGGAATGACCTATCACTTCCGCATGGTGGTCAACATCCCGGCGCATACTTACTCGGTCTTTGTGACGGCGCCAGGTGGAGCGGAGCAGACGGTGGGCAGCGGCTTGGCCTTCCGTACGGAGCAGAATACGGTCACACAACTGAACTGGTGGGGGGCCTTTAGTGGGGTGGGTTCAGAGACCGTTTGCAACTTCACGCTTCAATAG
- a CDS encoding alcohol dehydrogenase, with protein MSKMKAVQVPKPGADFEIVEREIPEPGSGQVRIRVQACGICHSDVLTKEGLFPGISYPRVPGHEVAGVIDEVGAGVKDWKKGQRVGVGWHGGQDGTCLACRRGDFVNCVNGKVCGISYDGGYQEFMVAPVEAVARMPESLDVAEAAPLMCAGITTFNALRHSSALPSDLVAIQGIGGLGHLGVQFAKKFGYRVAAIGRGADNAALAKKLGADVYIDSAAVDPAAELQKLGGAQVILATAPSGKSMSALIGGLGANGTLVVIGASADPIEVQPIQLLLGKKRIQGWSAGIPTDSEDTLRFAEMTGVRPMIEKYPLAKAAEGYARMMSGKAEFRVVLTM; from the coding sequence ATGTCAAAAATGAAAGCAGTGCAAGTACCAAAACCCGGGGCGGACTTTGAAATCGTCGAGCGTGAAATCCCCGAGCCCGGATCGGGCCAGGTAAGGATTCGCGTTCAAGCCTGTGGAATCTGCCACAGCGATGTGCTCACCAAGGAAGGCCTCTTTCCCGGCATTTCGTATCCGCGTGTGCCCGGACACGAGGTGGCCGGCGTGATCGACGAGGTCGGAGCCGGTGTGAAGGACTGGAAGAAGGGCCAACGGGTCGGCGTCGGCTGGCATGGCGGACAGGACGGTACTTGCCTCGCGTGCCGGAGGGGAGATTTCGTGAACTGCGTGAATGGGAAGGTTTGCGGAATCAGCTATGACGGAGGCTATCAGGAATTCATGGTGGCGCCGGTGGAAGCAGTGGCCCGTATGCCCGAATCGCTCGATGTCGCCGAAGCCGCGCCGCTGATGTGCGCGGGCATTACTACGTTCAATGCTCTCCGTCATAGTAGTGCGCTGCCCAGCGACCTTGTTGCCATCCAGGGAATTGGCGGGCTTGGCCATCTGGGAGTTCAGTTCGCAAAGAAATTCGGCTATCGCGTTGCCGCCATAGGCCGCGGCGCCGATAATGCCGCGCTTGCGAAAAAACTCGGCGCAGACGTTTATATCGACAGCGCCGCGGTGGATCCGGCGGCTGAACTGCAGAAACTTGGCGGCGCGCAAGTGATTCTTGCTACTGCGCCCAGCGGGAAATCAATGTCGGCGCTGATCGGCGGCTTGGGGGCAAACGGCACGCTCGTGGTCATAGGAGCTTCGGCGGATCCCATCGAAGTGCAGCCCATTCAGTTGCTACTCGGCAAAAAGCGGATCCAGGGCTGGTCGGCCGGGATCCCAACCGACTCCGAGGACACGTTGCGCTTTGCGGAAATGACTGGCGTTCGCCCCATGATTGAAAAGTACCCGCTCGCGAAGGCGGCAGAAGGCTACGCTCGCATGATGAGTGGGAAAGCGGAGTTCCGCGTCGTCCTGACGATGTGA
- a CDS encoding glycoside hydrolase family 88 protein: protein MQQKKFSKLSTGLILGLLLAGCTHDTHVQLPANATAPVSITDDEIRDVVNRVAHHQLHPLKDGDYTSGKDPNTLALAQAAAKPDGIAWSYPWGVALYGMIRSTDATGDKEVEKFVLEHDQICSRYYTWLTDLRANAGESPQMAELYDKASIHLLLRLGNLDSCGSMGAQMLEGILRHPERESPQEKVVVARIADWIVNKQDRMPDGTLWRSDRLGGTVWPDDLYMSAPFLIRWAKYTGDQKYLDDAANQIIHQAALEQDSDGLWFHGYFVKDKKPAPYKWGRGNGWATLTLVEVLSVMPENHPARAQLIEILRKQIEGLKKVQADDGMWRQVLDHPELWEETSSTAMFAYGIARAVNRGWIDPSNMAVARKAFAGIAKNVSADGMVKGTCMGTGISTDLNYYIERPHPDDDMHGRGPVMLAGAEILLAGTK from the coding sequence ATGCAGCAAAAAAAGTTTTCAAAATTAAGCACAGGTTTGATATTGGGTCTGTTGCTTGCAGGCTGCACGCATGACACTCATGTACAGCTACCGGCGAACGCGACGGCGCCGGTAAGCATCACGGACGACGAAATTCGCGACGTGGTCAACCGCGTGGCACATCATCAGCTCCATCCCTTGAAGGATGGCGATTACACTTCAGGCAAAGATCCCAATACGCTTGCGTTGGCGCAAGCTGCAGCAAAACCCGATGGCATCGCCTGGTCTTACCCGTGGGGCGTAGCGCTGTACGGAATGATACGTTCTACCGACGCCACCGGAGACAAAGAAGTCGAAAAGTTTGTCCTCGAGCACGATCAGATTTGTTCGCGCTATTACACCTGGCTGACGGATTTGCGGGCCAACGCGGGGGAATCTCCACAAATGGCCGAGTTGTATGACAAAGCCAGCATTCACCTGCTATTGCGTCTGGGCAACCTGGATAGTTGTGGTTCGATGGGTGCGCAAATGCTGGAAGGAATTCTGCGCCATCCTGAGCGAGAGAGTCCGCAGGAAAAAGTTGTAGTCGCGCGCATCGCTGACTGGATTGTCAACAAGCAAGACCGTATGCCCGATGGCACGCTGTGGCGATCGGACCGGTTGGGTGGCACAGTCTGGCCCGATGATCTTTATATGTCGGCCCCGTTCCTTATCCGCTGGGCGAAATATACCGGGGACCAGAAATATCTGGACGACGCTGCTAACCAGATCATCCATCAGGCCGCCCTGGAGCAGGATAGCGACGGTCTTTGGTTCCACGGTTATTTTGTCAAAGACAAAAAGCCTGCTCCCTATAAATGGGGGCGCGGCAATGGATGGGCAACGCTGACGCTGGTGGAGGTGCTTTCGGTGATGCCGGAGAATCATCCTGCGCGCGCTCAGCTTATCGAAATTCTGCGCAAGCAGATTGAGGGCCTGAAGAAGGTGCAGGCGGATGACGGCATGTGGCGCCAGGTGCTCGACCACCCTGAGTTATGGGAAGAAACTTCCTCTACTGCAATGTTTGCTTACGGCATTGCGCGTGCCGTCAATCGCGGCTGGATTGACCCCTCTAACATGGCCGTAGCCCGCAAGGCCTTTGCCGGCATCGCGAAAAACGTGTCTGCTGATGGCATGGTCAAAGGTACCTGCATGGGCACGGGTATCAGCACAGATTTGAATTACTACATTGAGCGGCCGCATCCGGATGATGACATGCATGGACGAGGGCCGGTCATGCTGGCGGGGGCCGAAATTTTGTTGGCGGGGACGAAATAA
- a CDS encoding DUF302 domain-containing protein encodes MPSLPDNGMAHVSSPYSVPETLQRLESVLQAKGLTIFARIDHSGEAEKVGMKMRPTQLVIFGSPKAGTPLMIASPTLAIDLPLKALAWEDADGKVWLSYNTPEYLKQRHNIPDGLLKNIAGAGTLIQKAVE; translated from the coding sequence ATGCCGTCGTTGCCTGATAATGGAATGGCTCACGTATCCAGTCCTTATTCCGTACCGGAGACATTGCAGCGGCTGGAATCGGTATTGCAAGCCAAGGGGCTCACCATTTTTGCCCGAATTGACCACAGCGGTGAAGCCGAGAAGGTCGGCATGAAGATGCGTCCGACTCAACTGGTCATCTTCGGGAGTCCCAAAGCCGGCACGCCCCTGATGATCGCTTCTCCGACTCTCGCTATTGATCTTCCTCTCAAAGCCCTGGCCTGGGAAGATGCGGATGGCAAAGTCTGGCTGTCGTATAACACCCCCGAATACCTCAAGCAGCGCCACAATATTCCTGACGGTTTGCTCAAAAACATCGCTGGCGCAGGAACATTGATTCAAAAGGCTGTCGAATAA
- a CDS encoding MJ1255/VC2487 family glycosyltransferase encodes MANILYGVNGEGSGHSTRAKEVITHLQQKGHTVHVVSFDRGQKNLAESFEVTEIYGFRIAYVNNQVRYKRTLAKNLITAPKAARSIRQLMRLVKQWAIDLVVTDFEPLSCHVGHLKRLPVISIDNQHILTNTDISYPRQYKRDAAAVKLVTHLMTPRADAYLVISFFPAQIRRKGTFLFPPILREEILQAKTHQGEDILVYVTSPSPDLVKLLKSVRGSFIAYGFDREGQEENILFKKPSLSSFFQDLTGCKAVVANAGFSLLSEALYLGKPYLAVPVKNQFEQILNAYYVGKMGYGSYWEDLNKERVEAFLFNLPQYLENLKQYPRQDNSALLAKVDALIAQHVEAPSHVNP; translated from the coding sequence ATGGCTAACATACTTTACGGGGTCAATGGAGAAGGCTCAGGCCACTCCACGCGCGCCAAAGAAGTTATCACGCATCTTCAGCAAAAGGGACACACGGTGCATGTGGTCTCCTTCGATCGCGGGCAAAAAAACCTGGCTGAGAGTTTCGAGGTTACCGAGATTTACGGTTTTCGCATCGCCTATGTCAACAACCAGGTGCGATACAAACGCACACTCGCTAAAAATCTCATCACTGCTCCCAAGGCGGCCAGAAGCATTCGCCAACTGATGCGGCTGGTGAAACAGTGGGCGATTGATCTGGTGGTCACTGACTTTGAGCCGTTGTCTTGTCACGTGGGGCACTTGAAACGTCTACCGGTGATTTCCATAGACAATCAGCACATCCTGACGAATACAGATATCAGCTATCCGCGGCAGTACAAACGCGACGCCGCAGCGGTAAAACTGGTTACACATTTGATGACTCCGCGAGCTGATGCTTATCTGGTCATCTCGTTTTTCCCGGCGCAGATACGGCGCAAAGGCACCTTCTTATTTCCACCTATTTTGCGGGAGGAAATTCTTCAGGCCAAAACTCACCAGGGTGAAGATATTCTGGTGTACGTCACCTCTCCTTCTCCCGATCTTGTAAAGCTGCTCAAGAGCGTGCGCGGCTCTTTCATTGCCTACGGGTTTGACCGCGAAGGGCAGGAGGAGAACATCCTCTTCAAGAAACCCTCGTTGAGCAGTTTTTTTCAAGACTTGACTGGCTGTAAGGCGGTAGTCGCAAACGCCGGTTTCTCGCTGTTGAGCGAGGCGTTATATTTAGGCAAGCCCTACCTTGCGGTTCCGGTGAAGAACCAGTTTGAACAGATCTTGAATGCCTATTACGTCGGCAAAATGGGCTACGGTTCATATTGGGAGGATTTGAATAAGGAGAGGGTCGAGGCATTTCTCTTTAATCTTCCGCAGTATCTGGAAAATTTGAAGCAATATCCGCGCCAGGATAATTCAGCGCTGTTGGCCAAAGTTGATGCGCTTATAGCACAGCACGTTGAAGCACCGTCTCATGTAAACCCATAG
- a CDS encoding sugar ABC transporter substrate-binding protein — protein sequence MKRRKFLVSLTTNDNDYQQEQATAAEETARRLGVDVDIIYADNDTINQSQQILQVIQSASNSHPDAIVLEPVGGTALPTVARAAVAAGIGWVVLNREIDYIAEIRNTLNVPIFSITSDHEEIGRIQGKQFAALLPKGGSVLYIQGPSNSSAAKQRTSGMYETKPGNIEVRMLKGEWTSESAQRSVQAWLRLSTSVKTAIDVIGCQDDSMALGARKAFQELFDSEDREKWLGLPYTGCDGLPKGGQQWVRDGLLAATVVVPANTGLALEMLVQAFQKGLKPPERTLTAATSFPSMEVLASNAKK from the coding sequence ATGAAAAGGCGCAAGTTCCTCGTTTCCCTTACAACGAACGACAACGACTATCAGCAGGAGCAGGCGACGGCTGCTGAGGAGACAGCGCGCCGGCTCGGCGTAGACGTGGATATCATCTACGCGGACAATGACACGATTAATCAAAGCCAGCAAATATTGCAGGTTATTCAATCCGCTTCTAATTCACATCCTGACGCGATTGTCCTGGAACCGGTGGGCGGAACAGCTCTGCCGACTGTGGCACGCGCGGCCGTTGCTGCCGGAATCGGATGGGTAGTTCTCAATCGTGAGATCGATTACATTGCAGAAATCCGCAACACTCTTAATGTTCCTATCTTTTCTATTACCTCAGATCACGAAGAGATTGGCCGGATTCAGGGAAAGCAGTTTGCCGCACTTCTGCCCAAGGGCGGTTCCGTCCTTTATATACAGGGCCCTTCCAACAGTTCGGCCGCCAAGCAGCGAACATCCGGCATGTACGAGACAAAGCCTGGCAACATTGAGGTAAGGATGCTGAAAGGCGAATGGACTTCGGAAAGCGCCCAGCGATCGGTTCAAGCCTGGTTGCGACTCTCGACCTCTGTGAAAACTGCAATTGACGTGATTGGGTGCCAAGACGACTCGATGGCCCTGGGGGCGCGGAAGGCATTTCAGGAGTTGTTCGATTCCGAGGACCGGGAGAAGTGGCTCGGGTTGCCCTACACTGGTTGCGATGGTCTTCCCAAAGGAGGACAGCAATGGGTTCGAGATGGCCTGCTGGCCGCCACAGTTGTGGTCCCAGCCAATACCGGCCTGGCTTTGGAGATGCTGGTCCAGGCGTTCCAGAAAGGCCTGAAGCCGCCCGAGCGAACGCTAACCGCAGCTACGTCGTTTCCATCGATGGAAGTGCTGGCTTCAAACGCAAAAAAATAA